The Malassezia restricta chromosome I, complete sequence genome contains the following window.
AGTGCACCGTGACCTGGCCATTCTCCACAGTCACCTCGGGACGGCGGTACTGTCGCAGAGCCAGCATACTCGCCAGAACGGCAGCATCCATGGCAGCACCCTGGTCTGCCAGAATGTGAACGGATACATCAACGCACCAAGCGACCTTGCCACTCAGGACACACAGTGCTTCGCGATCTACCGCCTCAGAGTGTCGGACGGCTCTTTCCAGCAGTCGCTCGAAGAGAGCTTCTCGCTCACGAGACTCGGTGGCGCCGTGCACACCACCAGTGTCATACTCAACGCCGGCCATAGGTGTGAGGTTCGCATGAACTTGAACAATGCCTTCATAGGGCCGATCATTCCGTGGCTCACAAAGAGTGGCATTAACGGAAGCAATGGCAATGGTATCACCCACATGCACTTGGCACCAGCCAAGTCGCTCGCTAAATTCTGCACTCACAGACCGAGCTTGGTGCAATTTGCGACCATCAGTCCGCAAGGCAGCCGTTCGGAGAGCCGTGAGCAGAAACACTTCCTCTGTTCGTGAGGGATGTGTAATTTCACCTGCAGGCATGGATCGCGACAAT
Protein-coding sequences here:
- a CDS encoding exosome complex component RRP45, encoding MPAGEITHPSRTEEVFLLTALRTAALRTDGRKLHQARSVSAEFSERLGWCQVHVGDTIAIASVNATLCEPRNDRPYEGIVQVHANLTPMAGVEYDTGGVHGATESREREALFERLLERAVRHSEAVDREALCVLSGKVAWCVDVSVHILADQGAAMDAAVLASMLALRQYRRPEVTVENGQVTVHSPDERVPVPLALHHVPLCVSYAIFVLVPKNGQERSLLLAQSPTLPVDQADSDMEVDGTYTNPNVTVALLDPSLLECTLAHSNITFVMNAQREVCVLDKAGGVAIPYPTILGLLDGAAARARQLSDFLESQLAEDSAQRVLSIR